The following proteins are encoded in a genomic region of Glycine soja cultivar W05 chromosome 17, ASM419377v2, whole genome shotgun sequence:
- the LOC114393962 gene encoding uncharacterized protein LOC114393962: MNMNCTNIIIIQTTFICWLVAPTIKQSVQENISPSSFFNSLIHSDGEYIALSRSHPPLRFRRISFISICGYGSLLSETSARITFPRLFNSVGRIFSLTVLPISKLRKLPDFLLNHVMVKSLL, from the exons ATGAATATGAATTGTACAAATATCATTATAATACagacaacatttatttgttGGTTGGTTGCTCCAACCATTAAGCAATCAGTGCAAGAGAATATCTCTCCATCTTCTTTCTTCAATTCATTGATTCATTCCGATGGTGAATACATTGCCCTCTCTCGATCTCACCCACCACTCCGATTTCGACGCATTAGCTTCATCTCCATCTGCGGCTACGGTTCCCTCCTCTCCG AGACAAGTGCCAGAATCACTTTCCCCCGTCTCTTCAACTCCGTCGGACGCATCTTTTCACTCACCGTGTTGCCAATATCAAAACTCAg GAAATTGCCGGACTTTCTGTTGAACCATGTGATGGTGAAATCGTTGTTGTAG
- the LOC114393645 gene encoding uncharacterized protein LOC114393645: MGRMGKESDSKTKLVLEICSISTRSVLCVHHTLLSKPFIDWYCILGVEENAGVNAIRKRYHKLALQVHPDKNKHPNAEIAFKLVSEAYACLSNAAKRKAFDLERCKHFCFECKRIPYTSSNVPGNSSGSVFKAWNMITRSRSFKLWRNIRDMRERFMDEAKVIENCLRTNSMSRKESPPYDSAGFLHRSKSMHRFEKETPVFNPSDYLYQGYPHLRSNIYKNSSTFWYLQRNSMLHNEKGGALHASPVFDVKSRNLFASKFTFVPSKC; the protein is encoded by the exons ATGGGGAGAATGGGAAAAGAATCAGACTCCAAGACCAAGTTGGTATTAGAGATTTGCTCCATTTCCACGCGTTCTGTGCTCTGTGTTCATCATACACTTCTCTCAAAACCTTTCATTGACTGGTATTGCATTCTTGGA GTGGAAGAAAATGCAGGGGTGAATGCCATTCGCAAGAGGTACCATAAACTGG CCTTACAAGTTCACCCAGATAAGAATAAGCATCCCAATGCTGAAATTGCTTTCAAGCTCGTTTCTGag GCATATGCATGTCTATCTAATGCAGCAAAGAGAAAAGCCTTTGACTTGGAGAGATGTAAGCATTTTTGCTTCGAGTGCAAAAGAATACCATATACATCGAGCAATGTCCCTGGCAATTCAAGTGGGTCAGTTTTCAAGGCATGGAATATGATCACCAGATCAAGATCTTTTAAACTTTGGAGAAATATTAGGGACATGAGAGAAAGATTCATGGACGAGGCTAAGGTGATAGAGAACTGTTTGCGAACAAATTCAATGTCAAGGAAAGAATCTCCACCCTATGATTCGGCTGGCTTTCTACATAGAAGCAAGTCAATGCATAGATTCGAGAAAGAAACCCCAGTTTTCAACCCATCGGATTACTTGTACCAAGGCTACCCTCATCTAAGGAGCAATATTTACAAGAATTCTTCAACATTTTGGTACTTGCAGAGAAATAGTATGCTTCACAACGAAAAGGGAGGAGCGTTGCATGCCTCCCCAGTTTTTGATGTCAAATCAAGGAATTTGTTTGCCAGCAAATTCACTTTTGTCCCATCAAAATGTTAG
- the LOC114392633 gene encoding uncharacterized protein LOC114392633, translating into MIERSKGIVVIMQLSKLLVPGKALSQRFLSRFCFRHSNQIPNSNFYVSFFLPFSQTTLFFSADSMTAGAVATAAGAAVMLYLVFRRRRKAEKEWSRSRTTWRLKPAQAPANMLESIATLSETLRFTYSETIGKWPIADLAFGINYLMRKQGDLAVASVYGGSSCVELKGPGVVDELQELLRLLTLCMLFSKKPFPEFLDSAGFSLDHVLLHNPEAGLLKPAFTIIHDTQSKCFLLLIRGTHSIKDTLTAATGTVVPFHHSILNDGGISNLVLGYAHCGMVAAARWIAKLCTPTLLKALNKCPDSEVKIVGHSLGGGTAALLTYILREQKELSSSTCVTFAPAACMTWELGESGKHFITTIINGYDLVPTLSASSVDDLRSEVAASSWMSDLWDQAEHTKVLKAVHNSATALGSHLQFISSAKDKVAGVGAILRPVTSGTQVVMKHAQSVVEAVVKTMASHRQNIGPLPKSKLNNLAESSLEPKNISKSLLTESVPVLNKDEPNYSSGRSGLDAIDEEEQLIDANEHITSSVVNDITEGELWYELEKELEKQNNILNIRAQVEEAAAAKEITEEENQLIDAAQGTSNSITASDKVDSYRFYPPGKIMHIVSTPSSDDFSSSSIEEHVKLYETPRQLYSKLRLSRTMINDHYMPTYRKMIQLLIRQLEKDIM; encoded by the exons ATGATCGAAAGAAGCAAGGGCATTGTGGTCATAATGCAACTAAGCAAGCTTCTTGTTCCGGGAAAGGCACTTTCTCAGCGGTTCCTCTCACGTTTCTGTTTCAGACACTCCAACCAGATTCCAAACTCCAATTtttatgtttccttttttcttccattttcccAAACCACATTGTTCTTCTCCGCCGATTCCATGACTGCCGGGGCAGTGGCGACGGCAGCCGGAGCGGCGGTGATGCTGTACCTCGTATTCCGGCGGAGGAGGAAGGCCGAAAAGGAGTGGTCGAGGTCGCGGACGACGTGGAGGTTGAAGCCAGCTCAGGCGCCGGCGAATATGTTAGAATCGATTGCGACGTTATCGGAGACGTTGAGGTTCACTTACTCGGAGACTATTGGGAAATGGCCAATCGCCGACTTGGCCTTCGGCATCAATTACTTGATGCGCAAACAG GGTGATTTGGCAGTTGCGAGTGTGTATGGTGGAAGCAGTTGTGTGGAGCTGAAAGGCCCTGGAGTTGTAGATGAGTTACAAGAGCTTTTGAGGTTGTTGACTTTGTGCATGCTTTTCTCCAAGAAACCGTTTCCCGAGTTTTTAGATTCTGCCGGATTCTCTCTAGACCATGTTCTTCTTCACAACCCCGAAGCTGGG CTTCTGAAGCCCGCTTTCACAATTATACATGATACGCAGTCAAAATGTTTCCTTCTATTGATCCGGGGAACCCATAGCATAAAAGACACACTGACAGCTGCAACTGGTACTGTGGTTCCCTTTCACCATTCCATTTTAAATGATGGAGGAATAAGCAACTTGGTTTTAGGATATGCACACTGTGGTATGGTTGCTGCAGCTCGTTGGATTGCAAAACTCTGCACTCCTACACTACTTAAAGCCCTTAATAAATGTCCAGACTCAGAAGTCAAG ATTGTTGGACACTCACTTGGTGGTGGTACTGCAGCACTATTAACATATATTCTTAGAGAACAAAAAGAGTTATCTTCAAGCACCTGTGTCACATTTGCCCCAG CTGCTTGTATGACATGGGAGTTAGGTGAATCAGGGAAGCACTTCATCACTACCATTATAAATGGTTACGACTTGGTACCCACATTATCAGCTTCCTCTGTTGATGATCTCCGATCTGAG GTTGCTGCGTCATCTTGGATGAGTGATTTATGGGATCAGGCCGAGCATACAAAGGTTCTGAAAGCCGTCCACAACTCAGCAACTGCACTTGGATCTCACTTACAATTCATATCTAGTGCAAAAGACAAGGTAGCTGGTGTAGGTGCTATTCTACGGCCTGTGACCAGTGGCACCCAG GTTGTGATGAAGCATGCACAAAGTGTTGTCGAAGCTGTTGTCAAAACTATGGCTTCACACCGTCAGAATATTGGACCATTGCCaaaatctaaattaaataaCTTGGCCGAATCTTCTCTGGAAcccaaaaatataagtaaatctcTTTTGACTGAAAGTGTGCCTGTGCTGAATAAGGATGAACCAAACTACTCAAGTGGAAGATCTGGACTTGATGCCATAGATGAAGAGGAGCAACTGATTGATGCTAACGAGCACATTACCTCTTCTGTTGTAAATGACATCACTGAAGGTGAATTGTGGTATGAGCTGGAGAAGGAACTTGAAAAACAGAACAATATCCTGAACATTCGGGCGCAGGTAGAAGAGGCAGCTGCAGCAAAAGAGATAACTGAGGAAGAGAATCAGCTTATTGATGCTGCACAAGGcaccagcaattcaatcacggCATCTGACAAAGTAGATAGCTATCGTTTTTATCCCCCAGGTAAAATCATGCACATTGTCTCCACTCCTTCGTCAGATGACTTTAGTTCAAGCTCCATTGAGGAACATGTCAAATTATATGAAACACCTAGACAGCTTTATAGCAAGCTCAGACTTTCAAGAACGATGATAAATGATCATTACATGCCCACATATAGGAAGATGATCCAACTATTAATCAGACAACTAGAGAAAGATATAATGTGA